One segment of Anopheles stephensi strain Indian chromosome 3, UCI_ANSTEP_V1.0, whole genome shotgun sequence DNA contains the following:
- the LOC118510070 gene encoding uncharacterized protein LOC118510070, producing the protein MSFEEKKNLLFSSLETAEQSIAADSILHQQNANETDYSLVHMSKCRIKPIAVDRYLGRESIFKRPNAPIGQCLKRANLPGYKRNPHKWIKYSLEDVDTSDRSNMAAAFSFLKQMEDQRETAENSGSDANPPDVTAQPCRSIVRFNRSVRLRGQLNEADEPVETPAEDRPQFNGRRVLMPEYVVGQKAPKRAKRTSNVRKAGPSTTGKGTELQLDHLMEEEEEIDQEEQEDM; encoded by the exons ATGAGTTtcgaagagaaaaagaatCTTCTTTTTTCATCGTTGGAAACAGCCGAACAGAGCATCGCAGCCGACTCGATTCTACACCAGCAGAATGCGAACGAAACGGACTACAGTCTGGTGCACATGTCCAAATGTCGCATAAAGCCAATCGCGGTGGACAGATACCTAGGGCGAGAAAGTATCTTCAAGCGACCGAACGCACCGATCGGCCAGTGTCTGAAAAGGGCCAATCTTCCGGGCTATAAG CGTAACCCGCACAAATGGATCAAGTACTCGCTGGAGGATGTGGACACTTCGGACCGAAGCAACATGGCGGCAGCATTTTCCTTCCTTAAGCAGATGGAAGACCAACGGGAAACTGCAGAAAACAGTGGCAGTGATGCTAATCCGCCGGATGTTACCGCTCAACCTTGCAGATCGATCGTACGGTTTAATCGCTCCGTAAGACTGCGGGGTCAGCTGAATGAGGCGGACGAACCGGTGGAAACACCCGCCGAGGATAGACCACAGTTTAACGGGCGACGTGTGCTCATGCCCGAGTACGTTGTTGGACAGAAGGCACCGAAAAGGGCCAAGCGAACATCGAACGTGCGAAAGGCTGGTCCATCCACGACTGGCAAAGGAACGGAATTGCAACTGGATCATCTGatggaagaggaggaagagatcGATCAAGAGGAACAGGAGGATATGTAA